In a genomic window of Halorientalis sp. IM1011:
- a CDS encoding MBL fold metallo-hydrolase, whose amino-acid sequence MEYERRELSQPLYGTVNVYRIGDTLVDTGHVTDDSRNAIADALAGGTLADIERVILTHPHIDHVGGSQTIPELAALPHVVFEGVPSIVTDYRNYLERVHAEIQERSVGLADGRSAIDESYFPLDDYAEDDIRISRVVGDGETVSVGEYECEVVHTPGHSAQHMALWHAESETLLSADLVSTNGHFMYGPLHGDIGAYLNSLERLRTYDADRLVPGHGPVISEPAARIEDALGKARAAMAGIETAVETTEEPVTASQLAREVFEATDGTVGFLTLVVCEYLEYLEDENDVAVSFTDDGIVAVSS is encoded by the coding sequence ATGGAATACGAGCGCCGGGAGCTCTCTCAACCGCTCTATGGGACGGTCAACGTCTACCGGATCGGAGATACACTCGTCGATACCGGCCACGTCACCGACGACTCCCGGAACGCGATAGCAGACGCACTTGCCGGAGGGACCCTCGCCGATATCGAGCGTGTGATACTGACTCACCCGCACATCGACCACGTTGGCGGGAGTCAGACCATCCCCGAACTCGCGGCGCTGCCCCACGTCGTCTTCGAGGGGGTCCCATCGATCGTCACCGACTATCGGAACTACCTCGAACGCGTTCACGCGGAGATTCAGGAACGGAGTGTCGGGCTCGCCGACGGCCGGAGCGCTATCGACGAGTCGTACTTTCCGCTCGACGACTACGCCGAAGACGACATCCGGATCAGCCGAGTCGTCGGGGACGGCGAGACGGTCAGCGTGGGCGAATACGAGTGTGAGGTCGTCCACACGCCAGGCCACTCCGCACAGCACATGGCACTCTGGCACGCCGAGAGCGAAACGTTGCTCTCGGCCGACCTCGTGTCGACGAATGGCCATTTCATGTACGGCCCGCTCCACGGAGACATCGGCGCCTATCTGAATTCCCTGGAGCGACTGCGGACCTACGATGCGGACCGGTTGGTGCCCGGTCACGGCCCGGTGATCTCCGAACCAGCGGCACGGATCGAGGATGCACTCGGAAAGGCCCGGGCGGCCATGGCTGGTATCGAGACGGCGGTGGAAACCACCGAGGAACCAGTCACAGCCAGCCAACTCGCCAGAGAGGTGTTCGAAGCCACTGACGGGACTGTCGGGTTCCTCACGCTCGTCGTCTGTGAGTACCTGGAGTACCTCGAAGACGAGAACGACGTCGCTGTCTCGTTCACAGACGACGGCATCGTTGCTGTGTCCAGTTGA
- a CDS encoding helix-turn-helix domain-containing protein, which translates to MDSSGTDHRLADIAVRDTRVSDAIDEPMRAMILDILDDEALTATEVHERLEDRGVDRTENTVRHHINELRDAGLVDVVRFEEGRGGTTKYYHANTIVLSYSLPDSADAAVEEMVDAVQPQITDALGTLTAEYDDAIEQIVADMHPCEHCRTQKYETYVLLTVLRRAFVRAHRDA; encoded by the coding sequence ATGGATAGTTCCGGTACCGACCACCGTCTCGCGGACATCGCGGTGCGAGACACCCGGGTTTCGGACGCGATCGACGAACCGATGCGGGCGATGATCCTCGATATTCTGGACGACGAAGCCCTGACTGCGACCGAAGTCCACGAGCGCCTGGAAGACCGTGGCGTCGACCGCACGGAGAACACGGTTCGACACCACATCAACGAGTTACGGGACGCAGGCCTCGTCGACGTCGTTCGCTTCGAGGAGGGCCGCGGCGGGACGACGAAGTACTATCACGCGAACACGATCGTCCTCTCGTACTCGCTGCCGGATTCGGCCGACGCCGCCGTCGAGGAGATGGTCGACGCCGTCCAGCCCCAGATCACGGACGCGCTCGGGACACTCACGGCGGAGTACGACGACGCGATCGAACAGATCGTCGCGGACATGCACCCCTGCGAGCACTGTCGGACCCAGAAGTACGAGACGTACGTCCTCCTGACCGTCCTGCGACGGGCGTTCGTTCGGGCCCACCGAGACGCCTGA
- a CDS encoding ubiD operon protein — MSSHYITSADHLPEESQAETTLQITDAQTKRIFEARVRIAQDPDDLTDPEPVTVVAGPHESVSETRYIELLDETDATGLDEELLTRLATEQETTSNILNTRSDDLSVLLRYLVETGEYESTADALREIAFDHLASERPALLDTYAEVRDESDDDPLGRALGEQE; from the coding sequence ATGTCGAGCCACTACATCACGTCGGCGGACCATCTCCCCGAGGAGTCACAGGCCGAAACCACGCTACAGATCACCGACGCCCAGACGAAACGTATCTTCGAGGCACGCGTCCGGATCGCACAGGATCCCGACGACCTCACCGACCCGGAACCGGTGACAGTCGTCGCCGGGCCACACGAGAGCGTCAGCGAAACCAGATACATCGAATTACTCGACGAAACCGACGCGACGGGTCTCGACGAAGAGTTGTTGACCCGGTTGGCGACCGAACAGGAGACCACCTCGAACATCCTCAACACGCGGTCCGACGACCTGAGCGTACTTCTGCGATATCTCGTCGAGACGGGCGAGTACGAATCGACCGCCGACGCACTCCGCGAGATCGCCTTCGACCACCTCGCTTCCGAACGACCGGCCCTGCTCGACACCTACGCGGAGGTCCGTGACGAGTCAGACGACGACCCGCTCGGGCGTGCGCTCGGGGAACAGGAGTGA
- a CDS encoding heavy-metal-associated domain-containing protein, giving the protein MSDTTQFRVLDFDCPTCASTVERALANVEGVQHVEVHYATGRVEIEYDDSVADPDAFAQTIESQGYTPQPA; this is encoded by the coding sequence ATGAGCGACACGACCCAGTTCCGCGTCCTCGACTTCGACTGCCCGACCTGTGCGAGCACCGTCGAACGCGCCCTCGCGAACGTCGAGGGCGTCCAGCACGTCGAAGTCCACTACGCGACCGGCCGCGTCGAGATCGAGTACGACGACAGCGTCGCCGACCCCGACGCCTTCGCACAGACCATCGAAAGCCAGGGGTACACGCCCCAGCCCGCCTAA
- a CDS encoding cation-translocating P-type ATPase, which yields MNERSITQYYRKHRKAIVTAASGLLYGGGWSLGHLTGFDTASAVILVLATLVGGYDIARTAYHEVTNRTLGIKTLVTLAAIGAIVIGEYWEAAAVVFLFSLGSYLEGRTMRKTRTALQELLEMTPDTATVRRDGESEARSDSDQPSGEGTEPGGEFVEVPAREVEEGEVVVVKPGGKIPVDGTVVDGESAVNQAPVTGESAPVHKADGDEVYAGTVNQEGALEIRTTGAGSDTTLERIIRRVEEAQEAQSPTESLIDRFAKYYTPAVIVLAIGAYAVTQNAILSLTLLVIGCPGALVIGPPVSIVSAIGNAARSGVLLKGGEHLERAGKIDLVAFDKTGTLTKGETTVADVEGFGVTDDEVLSFAATAEKKSEHHLADAIVDAARGWPTAATDGGATITQVDETNAGLRSVPDPDDFDVVAGKGVVAHASGHELVVGNRALLDDRDIDVPSRVTDYVREHEERGETVVHVVRDGDVVGAIAMRDELRESAPRVVAALQDAGIETVMLTGDNERTAAAVAEEVGREAGETGLRKRGGDAATQFDEYRAELLPEDKQSVIEAYQADGHVVAMVGDGINDAPSLATADVGIAMGAAGTDTAIETADMALMADDLDRIPYAVTLSKATRWNVIENVGLAVLTVTVLLAGVLTSYVTLAAGMLVHEASVLAVILNGMRLLRH from the coding sequence ATGAACGAACGATCGATCACGCAGTACTACCGGAAACACCGGAAGGCCATCGTCACGGCGGCCAGCGGCCTGCTCTACGGCGGTGGCTGGAGTCTCGGCCACCTCACGGGGTTCGACACGGCAAGCGCCGTCATCCTCGTCCTGGCGACGCTCGTGGGCGGGTACGACATCGCCAGGACTGCCTACCACGAAGTCACGAATCGAACGCTCGGCATCAAGACGCTCGTGACGCTCGCCGCCATCGGCGCTATCGTCATCGGCGAGTACTGGGAGGCCGCCGCCGTCGTCTTCCTGTTCAGCCTCGGCAGCTACCTCGAAGGGCGCACGATGCGCAAGACTCGGACGGCTCTCCAGGAACTGCTGGAGATGACGCCCGACACGGCGACCGTCCGCCGCGACGGGGAGAGCGAGGCGCGAAGCGACTCGGATCAACCGAGCGGTGAGGGGACCGAACCGGGAGGTGAGTTCGTCGAGGTTCCCGCCCGCGAGGTCGAGGAAGGCGAAGTCGTCGTCGTGAAACCGGGTGGGAAGATTCCGGTCGACGGAACCGTCGTCGACGGCGAAAGTGCCGTCAACCAGGCCCCAGTCACCGGCGAGAGCGCGCCCGTCCACAAGGCCGATGGCGACGAAGTCTACGCCGGGACGGTCAACCAGGAAGGCGCGCTGGAGATCCGGACGACGGGTGCGGGTTCTGATACGACACTCGAACGCATCATCCGCCGCGTCGAGGAGGCCCAGGAGGCCCAGTCGCCAACGGAGAGCCTCATCGACCGGTTCGCGAAGTACTACACGCCCGCGGTCATCGTGCTGGCCATCGGCGCATACGCGGTCACGCAGAACGCGATCCTGTCGCTGACGCTGCTGGTCATCGGCTGTCCCGGGGCGCTCGTCATCGGGCCACCGGTCAGCATCGTCTCCGCTATCGGGAACGCCGCCCGGTCGGGCGTGCTGCTGAAGGGTGGCGAACACCTCGAACGCGCCGGCAAGATCGATCTCGTCGCCTTCGACAAGACCGGCACCCTCACGAAAGGTGAGACCACTGTCGCCGACGTCGAGGGATTCGGCGTCACCGATGACGAGGTGCTCTCGTTCGCAGCGACCGCCGAGAAGAAGAGCGAACACCACCTCGCCGACGCCATCGTCGACGCCGCTCGCGGCTGGCCGACCGCCGCAACGGATGGCGGAGCGACGATCACCCAGGTGGACGAGACGAATGCCGGTCTCCGGTCGGTCCCCGATCCGGACGACTTCGACGTGGTCGCAGGCAAGGGCGTCGTCGCGCACGCTAGCGGGCACGAACTCGTCGTGGGCAACCGCGCACTGCTGGACGACCGCGACATCGACGTCCCCAGTCGGGTCACCGACTACGTCCGTGAACACGAGGAGCGCGGCGAAACAGTCGTCCACGTCGTGCGGGACGGAGACGTCGTTGGCGCAATCGCCATGCGCGACGAACTCCGAGAGTCCGCTCCCAGGGTCGTCGCGGCTCTTCAGGACGCCGGCATCGAGACCGTGATGCTCACCGGCGACAACGAGCGGACGGCCGCCGCCGTTGCCGAGGAAGTCGGTAGGGAGGCCGGTGAAACCGGCCTCCGAAAACGTGGCGGCGACGCCGCCACGCAATTCGACGAGTACCGCGCCGAACTCCTCCCCGAGGACAAACAGTCGGTCATCGAGGCCTACCAGGCGGACGGGCACGTCGTCGCGATGGTCGGCGACGGCATCAACGACGCGCCGTCGCTGGCGACCGCCGACGTCGGCATCGCGATGGGCGCCGCCGGGACGGACACCGCCATCGAGACGGCGGACATGGCGCTGATGGCCGACGACCTCGACCGCATCCCCTACGCGGTCACGCTGAGCAAAGCGACGCGCTGGAACGTCATCGAAAACGTCGGGCTCGCGGTGCTGACCGTGACCGTCCTCCTCGCGGGCGTGCTCACCAGTTACGTCACCCTCGCCGCCGGGATGCTGGTCCACGAGGCCAGCGTCCTCGCGGTCATCCTCAACGGGATGCGACTGCTTCGACACTGA
- a CDS encoding MBL fold metallo-hydrolase — protein MVNNITADQLADKIDADEQFTLIDVRPEDSFEAWHVRDAENVPYDPREGLSEAQLNEVNALADGRPVVAICGKGLTSTPFVFELDEHGYDDLSVVSGGMEEWSKRYEVVPIETASDDLVVRQVQRRAKGCLGYIVGSKQAEEAVVVDATRQTDQFKVAAQNAGLSITRVLDTHVHADHISGGRALADEVGVPYHLGEAARQRGVEYDYQPLLDGEVVTVGDVEIEALHTPGHTSEMMNYLVDGELLLTGDTLFVDSVGRTELQFGEDDASRGAELLYDSLHETILDLPDATTVLPGHLTVTSDGRYENGSPGKPLEARLGDLRRDLDYLGLDRDAFVERLSEDAPEKPPNYETVIAINTGKETVDDEGEATELELGPNNCAA, from the coding sequence ATGGTCAACAACATCACAGCTGACCAACTCGCCGACAAGATCGACGCCGACGAACAGTTCACACTCATCGACGTGCGTCCCGAAGACAGTTTCGAGGCCTGGCACGTGCGCGACGCGGAGAACGTCCCGTACGACCCTCGGGAGGGGTTGAGCGAGGCCCAGCTGAACGAGGTGAACGCACTGGCCGACGGCCGGCCGGTCGTCGCAATCTGTGGGAAGGGGCTGACCTCGACGCCGTTCGTCTTCGAACTGGACGAACACGGGTACGACGACCTCTCGGTCGTCTCTGGCGGCATGGAGGAATGGAGCAAACGGTACGAGGTCGTCCCAATCGAGACGGCCAGCGACGACCTCGTCGTTCGGCAGGTCCAGCGCCGAGCGAAGGGGTGTCTGGGCTATATCGTCGGCTCGAAACAAGCAGAAGAGGCCGTCGTGGTCGATGCGACCAGACAGACCGACCAGTTCAAAGTTGCTGCCCAGAACGCTGGGCTCTCCATCACGCGCGTGCTCGATACGCACGTCCACGCCGACCACATCTCGGGCGGTCGGGCACTCGCCGACGAGGTCGGCGTGCCCTATCACCTCGGCGAAGCAGCGAGGCAGCGCGGGGTCGAGTACGACTACCAACCGCTGTTGGATGGGGAAGTCGTCACCGTCGGTGACGTCGAGATCGAGGCGCTCCACACACCGGGCCACACCTCGGAGATGATGAACTACCTCGTCGACGGGGAACTCCTGTTGACGGGCGATACGCTGTTCGTCGACTCCGTCGGGCGAACGGAACTCCAGTTCGGCGAGGACGACGCCTCCCGGGGAGCGGAACTGCTGTACGACTCCCTGCACGAGACGATTCTCGATCTCCCGGACGCCACGACGGTCCTGCCGGGCCACCTCACCGTCACGAGCGACGGGCGCTACGAGAACGGGTCGCCGGGTAAGCCTCTCGAGGCCCGGCTTGGCGATTTGCGCCGTGATCTCGATTATCTCGGCCTCGACCGCGACGCGTTCGTCGAGCGGTTGTCCGAGGACGCCCCGGAGAAGCCCCCGAACTACGAGACAGTGATCGCCATCAACACCGGGAAAGAGACCGTCGACGACGAGGGGGAGGCGACGGAACTCGAACTGGGGCCGAACAACTGTGCCGCCTAG